The Astatotilapia calliptera chromosome 2, fAstCal1.2, whole genome shotgun sequence genome includes a window with the following:
- the LOC113028259 gene encoding zinc finger MYM-type protein 1-like, whose amino-acid sequence MATYDLVMANHLANIKDEGSHTHYLSPETQNELIQIISSETFRAIVKQIQLAKYFSIILDCTPDVSHTEQMSVIVRIVCFQAQPDIKEYFLGYINVEQTTGLNLSNVVLDKLKELGIPFENCRGQAYDNGANMKGKKQGVQARLLQLNPRALFVPCGAHTMNLVIADAAKSSPDATGYFGYLQKLFNFFSSATQRLAILTKHVKLTLKSWSDVRWESRLQSVTAVRSQTKEVRDALLEAREAVSDAVAKVEAQVLAEEVASFRFLICSIVWCELLTITNQVNKLLQSSSMQLDVAVRLIDTAKSNLSKYRQSGFDEAVSAAKELCEALNIEPQLKEKRLRSTKRQFAYEAVDEPLHDALKKLEVTFFNCVVDSALISLQERFETMNQVKEKYGVLLDFSKVNGMSKEDLKKHCTEVQKTLTDKGVADIDGPEMMQEIINLPQLPPQTSALEMLSFLHDNQLQEVYPNLWIALRIALTLPVTVASAERSFSKLKLIKTYLRSSMGQERLSGLPVISINGDVAQKLSYDDLIADFATRKCRRVPL is encoded by the coding sequence ATGGCAACATATGACCTTGTAATGGCAAATCACTTGGCCAACATAAAAGATGAAGGTTCCCACACACATTACCTCAGCCCTGAGACACAGAACGAACTAATTCAGATTATCTCTTCAGAAACATTCCGCGCCATTGTGAAGCAAATCCAGTTGGCAAAATACTTCTCCATCATTCTTGACTGTACTCCAGATGTGAGTCACACTGAACAAATGTCAGTCATAGTACGCATTGTTTGTTTCCAAGCACAACCAGATATTAAAGAATACTTTCTTGGCTATATAAATGTGGAGCAAACAACTGGCCTTAACCTGTCCAATGTTGTCCTTGACAAGTTGAAGGAGCTTGGCATTCCATTTGAAAACTGTCGAGGACAGGCCTATGACAATGGGGCCAACATGAAGGGGAAGAAGCAAGGTGTTCAGGCCAGACTGCTACAATTAAACCCGAGAGCATTGTTTGTGCCTTGTGGAGCTCACACGATGAATCTGGTCATAGCTGATGCTGCCAAGTCCTCTCCAGATGCAACTGGCTACTTTGGGTATTTGCAGAAGTTGTTCAATTTCTTTTCCAGTGCCACCCAGCGATTGGCCATTTTAACAAAACATGTGAAATTGACACTTAAATCTTGGAGTGACGTTAGATGGGAAAGCAGGCTTCAAAGTGTAACTGCTGTCCGGAGTCAGACAAAAGAAGTGAGGGATGCTCTCCTGGAGGCCAGAGAAGCTGTAAGTGATGCAGTCGCAAAGGTGGAGGCTCAAGTGCTTGCTGAGGAAGTAGCCTCATTTCGATTTTTGATTTGCTCCATCGTGTGGTGTGAACTTCTTACAATCACAAACCAGGTGAACAAGTTACTACAGTCCAGCTCCATGCAGCTCGATGTTGCTGTCAGGCTCATTGACACTGCCAAAAGTAACCTCTCTAAATACAGACAGTCTGGGTTTGATGAGGCTGTGTCAGCTGCCAAAGAACTCTGTGAGGCCCTGAACATAGAACCACAGTTGAAGGAGAAAAGGCTCAGGAGCACAAAAAGGCAGTTTGCATATGAAGCTGTTGATGAGCCCCTCCATGATGCCCTTAAAAAGCTTGAGGTCACATTTTTCAATTGTGTTGTGGACTCTGCTTTAATCTCCCTACAGGAGAGGTTTGAGACCATGAATCAAGTGAAGGAGAAATATGGAGTGCTGCTTGATTTCAGCAAAGTGAATGGGATGTCCAaggaggatttaaaaaaacactgcactgaagTACAGAAGACACTGACAGATAAGGGAGTAGCTGACATTGATGGACCTGAGATGATGCAGGAAATCATCAACCTTCCTCAGCTGCCACCACAGACGTCTGCTTTggaaatgctgtcatttttacaTGACAATCAGCTTCAAGAGGTATATCCCAATCTGTGGATTGCTCTGCGTATTGCACTGACCCTGCCTGTCACAGTTGCCTCTGCTGAGCGAAGCTTTTCAAAGCTCAAACTCATTAAAACGTACCTGCGTTCATCAATGGGGCAGGAACGTTTAAGTGGTCTGCCTGTTATCAGCATCAATGGTGACGTGGCTCAGAAGCTATCATATGATGACCTTATAGCTGATTTTGCAACCAGAAAATGCAGGCGTGTGCCTCTCTAG